The candidate division WOR-3 bacterium genomic sequence ACCAGCCGACGGCGGAGCGGTTGACGTCCATCACCTCGGCGATGCTGGCCTTCGGCATCGGCGCGAGCTCGCAGGCGCTCTTCGCCCGCGTGGGCGGCGGCATCTTCACCAAGGCCGCGGACGTAGGCGCGGACCTCGTGGGTAAGGTCGAGGCCGGGATCCCCGAGGACGACCCGCGCAATCCAGCGGTCATCGCCGACAACGTCGGCGACAACGTCGGTGACATCGCCGGGATGGGCGCGGACCTGTACGAGTCTTACGTCGGGTCGATGGTGGCGACGATGGCTCTCTCTATCGTCGCGTTCGCCGGCACCGGGTTCGAGGTGAACGGCGTGCTGCTGCCGATGGTGCTGGCCGGCGTGGGCATCCTAGCATCGATTGTCGGCAGCTTCCTCGTGCGCGCCGGCGAGAAGGCCGAGCAGAAGGTGCTGCTGGCGGCCCTGCGGCGGGGCGTATACGGCGCTACCGTCATCTCAGCCGTGCTCGGATTCCTGATTGTGCGTTGGCTGCTGCCCAACAACATCCAGGTCTTCTGGTCGATACTTTCCGGCCTGCTGGCCGGCGTGGTCGTAGGATACTTCACCGAACGGTTCACGTCCGACACCTACAAGCCGGTGCAAGGCATCGCGGCTGAAGCCAAGACCTCGCCGGCTACGGTCATCATCGAGGGCCTGGCCGTGGGTATGAACTCGACAATTCCGATCGTCATCACGGTCGCGGCCGCGATTATGGCCAGCTACTACCTTGCCGGTAACGGCGACCCCGGACTGGGGTTGTACGGCATTGGCATCTCGGCGGTGGGGATGCTCGCGACGCTGGGCATAACCCTGGCTACCGACGCCTACGGACCGGTTGCAGACAACGCCGGCGGCAATGCCGAGATGACCCACCAGGAGCCGGCAGTCCGGGAACGGACCGACGCGCTCGACTCGCTCGGCAATACGACCGCGGCCACGGGCAAGGGCTTCGCCATCGCCTCGGCGGCGCTGACCGCGCTGGCGCTTGTCGCCGCGTACCGTGATGAGACACGTATCATCTCTCAGAAGATCCTTGGCTTCACGAAGGACATTGACCTGTCCCTGATGAACCCGCGCCTGATCGCGGGCGTCTTCCTCGGCGCAATGCTGCCGATGGGCGTGTCGTCGATGGT encodes the following:
- a CDS encoding sodium-translocating pyrophosphatase, yielding MNVSPIFWIAPGGAVIALITALILALQNMKRSEGTEPMKEVAKAVRIGAMAYLKQQYKGVTLFFGIVFVLLCVLAALGLQTWFVPFAFLTGGFFSGLSGFIGMSVGVRSSARTTWAAKQSLNSGLRVAFSAGMVMGLTVVGLGLIDLSIWYVILNAVFAHQPTAERLTSITSAMLAFGIGASSQALFARVGGGIFTKAADVGADLVGKVEAGIPEDDPRNPAVIADNVGDNVGDIAGMGADLYESYVGSMVATMALSIVAFAGTGFEVNGVLLPMVLAGVGILASIVGSFLVRAGEKAEQKVLLAALRRGVYGATVISAVLGFLIVRWLLPNNIQVFWSILSGLLAGVVVGYFTERFTSDTYKPVQGIAAEAKTSPATVIIEGLAVGMNSTIPIVITVAAAIMASYYLAGNGDPGLGLYGIGISAVGMLATLGITLATDAYGPVADNAGGNAEMTHQEPAVRERTDALDSLGNTTAATGKGFAIASAALTALALVAAYRDETRIISQKILGFTKDIDLSLMNPRLIAGVFLGAMLPMGVSSMVMRAVGRAASKIVEEVRRQFREIPGLMEGKAKPDYAHAVAICTKAAQKEMIAPSLMAIVTPILVGLLLGTEGVAGFLVGGLAAGFCLAIFSANSGGAWDNAKKYVERGAFGGKGSPAHKAAVVGDTVGDPLKDASGPSLNILLKLQSMVSIVVLGLVLKVSSYLPWLK